The following proteins are co-located in the Gemmatimonadota bacterium genome:
- the rplE gene encoding 50S ribosomal protein L5 — MVTRLQEYYENEVVSVLIQKFGYKNRMQVPKLEKVVLNMGVGEAVLNAKVIENAVEDLTRIAGQRPSIRRARKAVSNFKLRQGVPIGCAVTLRRSRMYEFLDRFFNFSVPRIRDFRGLSMRSFDGRGNYTIGIQEQIIFPEIDYDQIDKIRGLDVTLVTTASTDEEAFELLNEMGMPFQNQD, encoded by the coding sequence ATGGTAACGCGATTACAAGAATACTATGAGAACGAAGTTGTATCGGTGCTCATCCAAAAATTTGGGTATAAAAATCGCATGCAGGTGCCCAAATTGGAAAAGGTTGTCTTAAATATGGGTGTTGGTGAAGCTGTTCTCAATGCCAAAGTCATTGAAAATGCTGTTGAAGACTTGACCCGCATTGCTGGACAGCGGCCCTCAATTCGCAGGGCGCGAAAAGCCGTTTCAAATTTTAAGCTGCGACAGGGTGTACCCATTGGCTGTGCTGTCACGCTTCGCAGGTCTCGTATGTACGAATTTCTCGATCGTTTTTTCAATTTTTCTGTGCCGCGTATTCGCGACTTTCGCGGCCTTTCAATGCGCTCATTTGATGGTCGGGGCAACTATACGATCGGTATTCAGGAACAAATTATTTTTCCTGAGATTGACTATGATCAAATCGACAAAATTCGCGGCCTCGATGTAACCCTGGTCACTACGGCCTCTACGGATGAAGAGGCTTTTGAACTGCTCAACGAAATGGGCATGCCGTTTCAAAATCAAGATTAA
- a CDS encoding 50S ribosomal protein L24, with protein sequence MRIRKGDQVEVISGVYTGQRGRVLHVWPRKKRVLVEGINNVKRHTRPNPNNQQGGIVEKEAPLHVSNLMIVDSQTDERTRIRIQRLEDGSRVRIAQKSGEQIPEVE encoded by the coding sequence ATGAGGATTCGCAAGGGTGATCAAGTTGAGGTGATAAGCGGGGTTTATACGGGTCAACGTGGGCGCGTTTTGCATGTGTGGCCCAGGAAAAAACGCGTGCTGGTGGAAGGGATCAATAACGTCAAGCGCCACACGCGACCCAATCCCAATAATCAGCAAGGCGGCATCGTGGAAAAGGAAGCGCCCTTGCATGTGTCCAATCTCATGATCGTCGATTCGCAAACCGATGAGCGGACAAGGATTCGCATTCAGCGCCTCGAAGATGGGTCGCGTGTGCGGATTGCTCAAAAAAGTGGTGAGCAAATTCCCGAAGTTGAATAA
- the rplN gene encoding 50S ribosomal protein L14 — protein sequence MVQEYSVLNCADNTGARKVMCFRILGGTKRKYAKLGDTVVVSVKDAQPNSGVKRGEVARAVIVRTKKETRRADGSYIRFDDNAAVLISAEGEPRGTRIFGPVARELRERRFMRIVSLAPEVI from the coding sequence ATGGTCCAGGAATATTCGGTATTAAATTGTGCGGATAACACAGGTGCCCGAAAGGTGATGTGTTTTCGCATTTTAGGAGGCACGAAGCGCAAGTATGCCAAACTCGGTGATACTGTTGTGGTTTCAGTTAAAGATGCACAGCCCAACAGTGGTGTAAAGCGCGGTGAGGTTGCGCGTGCCGTGATCGTCCGTACAAAGAAAGAGACGCGAAGGGCAGATGGGTCCTATATTCGATTTGATGACAATGCCGCTGTTTTGATCAGCGCGGAAGGCGAACCTCGAGGGACGCGCATATTTGGACCCGTCGCCCGCGAGTTGCGCGAGAGGCGATTTATGCGCATTGTATCTTTGGCGCCCGAAGTGATATAA
- the rpsQ gene encoding 30S ribosomal protein S17: MVETRRHRKTRVGLVVSDKSNKTIVVEVRRQVPHPLYGKVMQRRSKLAAHDENNEARAGDEVMVVETRPLSKTKRWRLVEIIKKAH; this comes from the coding sequence ATGGTGGAAACTCGCAGGCACCGCAAAACACGTGTAGGGCTGGTGGTCAGCGACAAGTCTAATAAAACAATAGTCGTTGAGGTACGGCGACAGGTGCCACACCCCCTTTATGGAAAAGTTATGCAAAGACGTTCAAAATTGGCAGCGCACGATGAGAATAATGAAGCCAGAGCCGGCGATGAGGTGATGGTTGTGGAAACGCGGCCTTTGAGCAAGACCAAGCGCTGGCGGTTGGTAGAAATTATAAAAAAGGCGCATTAG
- a CDS encoding 50S ribosomal protein L29: protein MKPSEIRDLTANDVRERIAEQEDELVNLRIQLATRQLDNPIAFRDACKDLARLKTVLREHELGIRELPNA, encoded by the coding sequence ATGAAACCGAGTGAAATTCGAGATCTAACAGCAAACGATGTAAGGGAAAGAATTGCTGAACAAGAGGATGAACTCGTGAATCTCCGCATTCAGTTGGCTACGCGCCAGCTCGATAATCCAATTGCATTTCGAGATGCCTGCAAGGATCTCGCTCGGCTTAAAACCGTGTTGCGCGAACACGAGTTAGGCATTCGAGAACTACCCAATGCGTAA
- the rplP gene encoding 50S ribosomal protein L16, translated as MLMPKRVKWRKQQRGRRKGMAYRGANISFGEYGLQAIEPGWITNRQIEAARVAINKSLGRGGKVWIRVFPDKPLTVKPAETRMGKGKGNPEYWVAVIKPGRILFEIEGVPRESAQRAIRLASRKLPIKVRFVERGGHDE; from the coding sequence ATGTTAATGCCAAAACGGGTTAAATGGAGAAAGCAGCAGAGGGGGCGTCGCAAAGGTATGGCCTATCGAGGAGCCAATATTTCTTTTGGCGAATACGGTTTGCAGGCCATTGAACCGGGATGGATTACCAACAGACAGATTGAAGCTGCCCGCGTGGCGATTAATAAGTCTTTGGGGCGCGGTGGGAAAGTTTGGATTCGCGTTTTTCCAGATAAACCCCTTACGGTTAAGCCAGCAGAAACCCGTATGGGCAAAGGCAAAGGCAATCCCGAATACTGGGTGGCAGTCATCAAACCCGGGCGGATCCTGTTTGAAATTGAGGGCGTGCCACGCGAAAGCGCGCAACGCGCAATCAGATTGGCCAGTCGGAAATTGCCCATTAAAGTCCGTTTTGTTGAACGCGGGGGACACGACGAATGA
- the rpsC gene encoding 30S ribosomal protein S3 encodes MGQKTHPIGVRLGIVKDWRSRWFANRDFASLLQEDLMLRRYITSRLQRASVAQIDIERAPKRVTISIHTARPGIVIGRKGAEVDKLRDELKHLTGKEIYININEIKRPELNAQLVADNISRQLEQRVSFRRAMKKAVASAVRMGAEGIKVVCGGRLGGAEMSRVEKSEPAGRVPLHTLRADIDYARSTAYTTSGTVGVKVWICHGEKMGQDVHLPT; translated from the coding sequence TTGGGCCAGAAAACGCATCCAATCGGAGTGAGGTTGGGAATTGTCAAAGACTGGCGTTCCCGCTGGTTTGCCAATCGCGATTTTGCCAGCCTGCTTCAAGAAGATCTCATGCTCAGGCGATATATTACCAGCCGTCTGCAGCGGGCAAGCGTTGCACAAATAGACATTGAACGTGCCCCTAAGCGGGTGACAATTTCGATTCACACCGCTCGTCCTGGCATTGTAATTGGACGCAAAGGCGCAGAGGTCGATAAATTGCGGGATGAATTAAAGCACCTGACAGGCAAAGAAATTTATATTAACATCAATGAAATTAAGCGACCAGAACTCAACGCCCAACTCGTCGCCGATAATATCTCCCGACAACTCGAGCAGCGCGTCTCATTTCGCCGTGCAATGAAAAAAGCCGTTGCATCAGCGGTGCGCATGGGGGCTGAAGGGATTAAAGTCGTGTGTGGAGGGCGCCTTGGTGGGGCGGAAATGTCTCGCGTTGAAAAATCAGAGCCTGCAGGACGCGTTCCACTCCACACGCTTCGCGCTGATATAGACTATGCCAGATCTACTGCTTATACGACCTCGGGTACTGTAGGGGTAAAAGTCTGGATCTGTCACGGAGAAAAAATGGGTCAGGACGTCCATCTGCCGACGTAA
- a CDS encoding 50S ribosomal protein L22, giving the protein MEARAVLRYSRISPRKVRQVVDLVRGKDVEEAFHILQFTPKKAARIVARTLQSAVANAVNREEESAVEDALFVKEAFVDGGIALKRLRPQPRGAAGMIRKRYSHITLVISDEE; this is encoded by the coding sequence ATGGAAGCTCGGGCGGTATTGCGCTATTCAAGAATTTCACCGCGCAAGGTGCGACAGGTGGTTGATCTGGTGCGGGGTAAAGATGTGGAGGAAGCTTTCCACATTCTGCAATTTACACCTAAAAAGGCCGCGCGTATTGTAGCGCGCACTTTGCAATCCGCGGTTGCAAATGCGGTCAACCGCGAAGAAGAATCCGCAGTCGAAGACGCGCTCTTTGTGAAAGAGGCGTTTGTCGATGGCGGCATCGCATTAAAGCGGTTGCGTCCTCAGCCGCGTGGTGCTGCCGGCATGATTCGCAAGCGATATAGCCACATCACGCTGGTTATTTCAGACGAGGAATAG
- the rpsS gene encoding 30S ribosomal protein S19, producing MARSIKKGPFIEPSLIKKIEQMNKAGNKRVIQTWARRSTIAPEFVGHTLAVHNGNKFIPVYITENMVGHKLGEFAPTRTHRGARAGRSTERATSLQ from the coding sequence ATGGCACGGTCAATTAAAAAAGGGCCTTTTATTGAGCCGAGTCTCATAAAAAAGATTGAACAAATGAATAAGGCTGGTAATAAGCGGGTTATTCAGACGTGGGCGCGACGATCGACAATCGCGCCAGAGTTTGTGGGGCATACGCTTGCTGTACACAATGGGAATAAATTTATCCCCGTTTATATTACAGAAAACATGGTTGGACACAAACTCGGTGAATTTGCTCCCACGCGTACGCACCGGGGAGCGCGCGCGGGGCGATCTACTGAACGCGCCACTTCTTTACAGTGA
- the rplB gene encoding 50S ribosomal protein L2, translated as MPVKKFRPITPSLRFKTVSSFEEITKDKPEKSLVEPNKKSGGRNNRGRITSRRRGGGHRRQYRRIDFKRDKVGVPAIVHSIEYDPNRSARIALLHYVDGEKRYILAPIGLRVGDEVASGADAEIRPGNALPLANIPLGSNVHNVELKPGKGGQIGRSAGAEIQVMAKEGNFATLRLPSGERRLVLVSCYATIGQVGNLEHENVVVGKAGRTRWLGKRPKVRGVAMNPVDHPHGGGEGRATGGRHPVTPWGQPTKGYKTRKKKNKTDQMIIQRRK; from the coding sequence ATGCCTGTTAAGAAGTTTCGCCCAATAACGCCTTCGTTGCGATTTAAGACAGTCTCTTCTTTTGAAGAGATTACAAAAGATAAGCCAGAAAAATCCCTTGTTGAACCCAATAAAAAATCTGGGGGACGCAATAATCGAGGGCGTATCACGAGCCGTCGTCGCGGTGGCGGACATCGGCGTCAGTATCGCCGAATTGATTTCAAGCGCGATAAAGTAGGTGTGCCTGCAATTGTGCATAGCATTGAGTACGATCCAAATCGATCGGCGCGCATTGCACTCCTGCATTATGTCGATGGCGAAAAACGCTATATTCTGGCACCGATTGGTTTAAGAGTTGGAGATGAGGTTGCCTCAGGTGCAGATGCAGAGATCAGACCAGGTAATGCGCTCCCTCTGGCAAATATCCCTTTGGGGAGCAATGTACACAATGTTGAACTCAAGCCCGGAAAAGGCGGACAGATTGGTCGCTCGGCAGGTGCTGAGATTCAGGTGATGGCCAAAGAAGGCAATTTTGCAACTCTCCGCCTGCCTTCAGGCGAGCGTCGGTTGGTCCTGGTATCGTGTTATGCGACTATTGGGCAGGTTGGCAATTTAGAGCATGAAAATGTCGTTGTCGGAAAAGCAGGACGGACTCGCTGGTTGGGCAAACGTCCAAAAGTGCGTGGTGTTGCTATGAACCCTGTTGATCATCCTCACGGTGGTGGAGAAGGTCGAGCAACAGGCGGCAGGCATCCGGTGACGCCCTGGGGACAACCCACAAAAGGATATAAAACGCGCAAAAAGAAAAATAAAACTGACCAAATGATCATTCAGAGACGCAAGTAA
- a CDS encoding 50S ribosomal protein L23, whose product MKNSKQIIRRPVITERASNLQENHNKYVFEVLSGANKVDIQRAVEAMFDVEVVKVNTSTMHGKIKRLGRFQGRRSNWKKAVVTLADGHIIDFFEG is encoded by the coding sequence GTGAAGAATTCTAAGCAGATTATCCGGCGTCCCGTTATTACCGAGCGGGCTTCTAATTTGCAGGAAAATCACAATAAATATGTATTTGAAGTTCTCAGTGGTGCAAACAAAGTCGATATTCAGCGTGCGGTTGAAGCCATGTTCGATGTCGAAGTCGTAAAGGTCAATACGAGCACTATGCACGGCAAGATCAAGCGACTTGGCCGGTTTCAAGGCCGCCGTTCCAACTGGAAAAAGGCTGTTGTCACTCTTGCCGATGGACATATTATCGACTTTTTTGAAGGATAA
- the rplD gene encoding 50S ribosomal protein L4, whose translation MASVEVCNLDGEEIGSMELPETVFGIEPSADAIYYVVKAYLANQRQGNASTKTRSEVNRSKRKMYRQKGTGRARKGTAGSPILIGGGVAHGPRPRHFRERVPKKVKKLAIRSAFSQKALGESISVLEDFELEVPKTKRMAQMTQMLEIRGQKILLLTDGIAENTVKSCRNIPRLSVLPVSQVSTYDVINADVLVLTRSAVSRIRDLWGAS comes from the coding sequence ATGGCATCTGTTGAGGTTTGCAATCTTGATGGTGAAGAAATCGGATCGATGGAGCTACCCGAAACAGTTTTTGGAATTGAACCATCGGCTGACGCGATCTATTATGTCGTTAAAGCGTATTTGGCCAATCAGCGGCAAGGCAATGCCTCGACGAAAACCCGCTCAGAAGTCAACCGGTCAAAACGGAAGATGTACCGACAAAAAGGTACGGGTCGTGCCCGTAAGGGAACAGCTGGGTCGCCTATATTGATCGGTGGTGGGGTGGCTCATGGCCCCAGACCGAGACATTTTCGGGAACGGGTGCCCAAGAAGGTCAAAAAACTGGCCATACGCTCGGCATTTTCGCAAAAAGCACTCGGCGAATCCATATCTGTCCTGGAAGATTTTGAGCTTGAGGTGCCCAAAACAAAGAGAATGGCACAAATGACACAAATGCTTGAAATCAGGGGACAAAAAATATTGCTTTTGACGGATGGTATCGCTGAAAATACCGTCAAATCCTGTCGGAATATCCCCAGGCTTTCCGTATTACCCGTTTCGCAAGTTTCCACTTATGACGTGATCAATGCAGATGTCCTGGTTCTCACACGCAGTGCAGTTTCTCGCATTCGTGATCTGTGGGGGGCCTCGTGA
- the rplC gene encoding 50S ribosomal protein L3, with protein sequence MTQAFDDAEMLTPVTVLEVVPCPIVQIKNWDSDGYMALRVGHDEIRPNRLNRADQGIFKKAGVNPHRGLVEFRVDDVSEYAIGETLNVSMFEVGEVVDVAARSKGRGFQGGVKRHGFRGGPKTHGQSDRHRAPGSIGQSSNPSRVFKGMRMAGHMGNQQVTVRGLKVVGVDTEQNLLLLKGAVPGGKGATVVIEKRN encoded by the coding sequence ATGACACAGGCATTTGATGACGCAGAAATGTTGACGCCTGTCACGGTTCTCGAAGTTGTTCCGTGTCCCATTGTGCAGATCAAAAATTGGGATTCGGATGGGTATATGGCATTGAGGGTTGGGCACGATGAGATTCGGCCCAATCGGCTGAACCGCGCGGATCAAGGAATTTTCAAGAAGGCAGGTGTTAATCCCCATCGAGGTCTTGTGGAATTTCGAGTTGATGATGTCTCCGAATATGCTATAGGCGAGACACTCAATGTCAGCATGTTTGAGGTAGGCGAGGTTGTCGATGTTGCGGCTCGATCAAAAGGTCGTGGATTCCAGGGTGGTGTCAAGCGCCACGGATTCAGAGGTGGCCCCAAAACCCATGGACAATCCGATAGACATCGCGCGCCTGGTTCTATAGGCCAAAGTTCGAATCCTTCGCGGGTGTTTAAGGGAATGCGTATGGCAGGTCATATGGGGAATCAGCAGGTAACTGTTCGGGGATTAAAGGTCGTGGGTGTAGATACCGAGCAAAATTTGCTCCTCTTAAAAGGTGCCGTGCCTGGAGGTAAAGGGGCTACGGTTGTTATTGAGAAACGCAACTGA
- the rpsJ gene encoding 30S ribosomal protein S10, whose amino-acid sequence MPAQKIRIRLKAYNHNALDRSAEEIVRTAKRTGALISGPIPLPTRRSLYTVLRSPHVDKKSREQFEMRVHKRLIDIHNSTPQTVDALMKLDLPAGIDIEIKV is encoded by the coding sequence GTGCCTGCACAAAAAATTAGAATTAGACTAAAAGCATACAACCACAATGCGCTGGATCGTTCTGCTGAAGAAATCGTTCGGACAGCAAAACGGACTGGGGCGCTTATTTCTGGCCCCATTCCTCTGCCGACGAGGCGCTCGCTCTATACGGTATTGCGATCTCCACATGTCGATAAAAAATCGCGCGAGCAATTTGAGATGCGCGTACACAAAAGGTTGATCGACATTCACAACTCAACGCCCCAAACGGTAGATGCTCTGATGAAGCTGGACCTGCCTGCGGGTATAGATATTGAAATCAAGGTGTAG
- the tuf gene encoding elongation factor Tu — protein MAKEKFERDKPHVNIGTIGHVDHGKTTLTAAITKTLAAKGLADFMPFDDIDKAPEEKERGITINTAHVEYQTENRHYAHVDCPGHADYVKNMITGAAQMDGAILVVSAADGPMIQTREHILLSRQVNVPSIVVFMNKVDMVDDEELLELVDLEVRELLDQYDFPGDDVPVIQGSALKALESDDPDSEDCACIWELMEAVDENIPEPVREIDKDFLMPVEDVFTITGRGTVGTGRIERGVVNVGEEVEIVGIRESRNTTVTGVEMFRKLLDEGRAGDNVGLLLRGVDKDEIERGMVVAKPGSVTPHKKFKGEVYVLTDKEGGRSKPFFTGYQPQFYFRTTDVTGKVELPEGVEMVMPGDNVTMSVELLTPIAMETELRFAVREGGRTIGSGVITEIVE, from the coding sequence ATGGCGAAGGAAAAATTTGAACGGGACAAACCCCATGTCAACATCGGCACAATCGGGCATGTCGATCACGGCAAAACCACGCTGACTGCTGCTATTACCAAGACGCTGGCAGCCAAGGGGCTTGCCGATTTTATGCCCTTTGACGACATTGACAAAGCACCCGAAGAAAAAGAGCGTGGAATCACCATTAATACGGCTCACGTGGAGTATCAGACGGAAAATCGGCACTATGCCCACGTAGATTGTCCCGGACATGCTGACTATGTGAAAAACATGATCACGGGTGCCGCGCAGATGGATGGTGCGATTCTGGTCGTTAGTGCCGCAGATGGTCCCATGATTCAGACCCGCGAGCATATTCTGCTTTCACGCCAGGTCAATGTGCCTTCTATCGTGGTATTTATGAATAAGGTCGATATGGTCGATGATGAAGAATTGCTCGAACTTGTTGATCTGGAAGTCCGCGAGTTGTTGGACCAATATGATTTCCCCGGCGATGATGTACCAGTGATCCAGGGTTCTGCCCTCAAAGCTTTGGAGTCTGACGATCCCGATTCCGAAGATTGTGCCTGTATCTGGGAGTTAATGGAAGCCGTAGATGAAAATATTCCGGAGCCTGTGCGCGAGATTGACAAAGATTTTTTGATGCCGGTTGAGGACGTATTTACGATTACGGGGCGCGGTACAGTAGGTACTGGGCGCATTGAACGCGGCGTGGTCAATGTCGGTGAGGAAGTTGAGATTGTGGGCATTCGCGAGAGTCGCAATACAACGGTTACGGGCGTGGAAATGTTCCGCAAACTGCTGGATGAGGGCAGGGCTGGTGACAATGTCGGTTTGTTGCTTCGCGGTGTTGACAAAGATGAAATTGAACGCGGCATGGTGGTTGCCAAACCGGGTTCAGTGACCCCCCATAAAAAGTTTAAAGGCGAAGTTTATGTGCTGACAGATAAAGAAGGTGGTCGCAGCAAACCCTTCTTTACTGGCTATCAACCTCAGTTTTATTTTCGCACAACGGATGTGACTGGTAAAGTCGAGTTGCCCGAGGGCGTAGAAATGGTGATGCCCGGCGATAATGTGACCATGTCTGTAGAACTGCTTACGCCAATCGCTATGGAGACCGAACTGCGATTTGCCGTGCGGGAAGGTGGTCGAACTATTGGCTCGGGTGTGATTACTGAAATTGTTGAATAA
- the fusA gene encoding elongation factor G, translating to MPRKYDLERTRNIGIMAHIDAGKTTTTERILYYTGILRRMGEVHDGAATMDWMAQERERGITITSAATTCFWDDHRINIIDTPGHVDFTAEVERSLRVLDGAVGLFCAVGGVEPQTETVWRQADKYSVPRIAFVNKMDRTGADFDRVVEMMRERLASNFVPVQLPVGSGEMFTGLIDLIKMKLVTYEDDSLGTMFTEDSIPNDLEERAYEGREQLLEAVSDFDDTLMEKFLEGEDISEDEIRVALRQAVINSAAVPVLCGSAFKNKGVQRLLDAIVAYLPSPRDVPEIVGHDLKNFDIGVSRPVSDEVPFAALAFKVMTDPYVGRLTYFRVYSGQLNTGSYVLNANKGKRERIGRVLQMHANKREEINAVSAGDIAAVVGLKDTATGETLCDEKEPVILESMDFAKPVISVAIEPRTKADQDQLGIALNKLTEEDPTFHVAIDPDTGQTIISGMGELHLEIIVDRLKREFRVEANVGKPQVTYKEALRNAVQNIHGRFVRQSGGRGQYGHVVINLEPGKPGTGLVFENKITGGAIPSEYIPAVRAGIQEAMTGGVLAGYPIDDVKVELFDGSYHDVDSSEIAFKIAGSIAFQEAAKRAKTYLMEPVFDVEVVVPEDYMGDVIGDLNARRGHIVGIVNRPDAQVISATVPLSEMFGYATKLRSITQGRAIYSMEFSKFEEMPQSIAEDILSSVNVFAT from the coding sequence ATGCCGAGAAAATACGACTTAGAGCGCACCCGAAATATCGGGATTATGGCGCATATTGACGCAGGTAAGACCACGACGACCGAGCGCATTCTCTATTATACGGGTATTTTGCGCAGGATGGGTGAGGTGCACGATGGTGCAGCCACGATGGATTGGATGGCTCAAGAGCGCGAGCGTGGCATTACCATTACGTCGGCAGCTACAACGTGTTTTTGGGATGACCATCGCATCAATATTATCGATACGCCAGGACACGTTGATTTTACCGCCGAAGTCGAGCGGTCGTTGCGCGTTTTAGACGGTGCTGTAGGGCTATTTTGTGCAGTTGGTGGTGTTGAACCCCAAACTGAAACTGTCTGGCGTCAGGCAGACAAATATTCAGTGCCCCGGATTGCATTTGTCAACAAAATGGATCGCACGGGTGCCGATTTCGACCGCGTAGTAGAGATGATGCGTGAAAGGTTGGCGTCCAATTTTGTTCCCGTTCAGTTGCCGGTTGGGTCCGGTGAGATGTTTACGGGGTTGATTGACTTGATCAAGATGAAACTCGTAACCTACGAAGACGATTCTTTAGGCACCATGTTTACGGAAGATAGTATTCCAAATGATCTGGAAGAACGCGCCTATGAAGGCCGCGAGCAATTGCTGGAAGCAGTCTCCGATTTTGACGACACCTTGATGGAAAAATTTCTCGAAGGCGAAGATATCAGCGAAGATGAGATTAGAGTTGCTTTGCGCCAGGCTGTAATCAACAGCGCTGCTGTGCCTGTGCTTTGTGGGTCGGCATTTAAGAACAAAGGCGTGCAGCGCTTGTTAGACGCCATTGTCGCATATTTGCCCTCGCCCCGCGATGTGCCTGAAATTGTGGGACACGATCTCAAAAATTTCGACATTGGCGTTTCTCGTCCAGTTTCCGACGAAGTGCCTTTTGCTGCTTTGGCTTTTAAGGTGATGACTGACCCTTATGTCGGGCGGTTGACTTATTTTCGCGTATATTCAGGTCAGTTAAATACGGGTTCTTATGTTCTCAACGCCAACAAGGGCAAACGCGAGCGCATCGGCCGTGTGTTGCAAATGCACGCGAATAAGCGGGAAGAGATCAATGCGGTGTCCGCAGGTGATATTGCTGCTGTTGTTGGGCTGAAAGACACGGCGACAGGAGAGACACTTTGCGATGAAAAAGAGCCTGTGATATTGGAATCAATGGATTTTGCCAAGCCCGTGATTTCTGTGGCAATTGAACCGAGAACCAAAGCTGATCAGGATCAACTTGGTATCGCGCTGAACAAGCTGACTGAAGAAGATCCGACTTTTCACGTAGCAATTGATCCAGATACCGGACAGACCATTATTTCGGGGATGGGTGAATTGCACCTGGAGATTATTGTGGATCGCCTCAAACGCGAATTCAGGGTTGAGGCCAATGTTGGCAAACCACAGGTCACTTATAAAGAGGCCCTCCGCAATGCTGTTCAAAATATTCACGGGCGCTTTGTCCGCCAAAGTGGCGGTCGGGGTCAATACGGTCATGTGGTTATCAATCTGGAACCTGGTAAACCCGGTACAGGACTTGTTTTCGAGAATAAAATTACAGGTGGTGCAATTCCGTCTGAATATATCCCTGCCGTGCGTGCGGGAATTCAGGAGGCAATGACGGGTGGCGTTCTGGCGGGGTATCCAATAGATGATGTCAAAGTCGAACTGTTTGACGGTTCCTATCACGATGTTGATTCTTCTGAAATAGCCTTCAAGATTGCTGGTTCAATAGCTTTTCAAGAGGCAGCCAAAAGGGCTAAAACTTATCTTATGGAACCTGTTTTTGATGTGGAAGTCGTTGTGCCCGAAGACTATATGGGCGATGTTATAGGTGATTTGAATGCGCGTCGAGGGCATATTGTAGGTATTGTCAATCGCCCCGATGCACAGGTCATCTCGGCCACTGTGCCGCTGAGTGAAATGTTTGGTTATGCAACAAAGCTGCGGTCTATAACACAGGGCCGCGCGATTTATTCAATGGAATTTTCCAAATTTGAGGAAATGCCGCAGAGCATCGCTGAAGACATTCTCTCTTCAGTCAATGTATTTGCAACTTAA
- the rpsG gene encoding 30S ribosomal protein S7, translating into MRKRRAEKRYLAPDPKYSSLLVTRFVNCLFRKGKKSVGERIFYEALDLVEERSGNTGLEIFEKALDNVKPVVKVRSRRVGGATYQVPEEVRPDERLALSIRWLILFARERGEKTMAQRLAGEFMDAANGQGRAMQRREETHRMAEANRAFAHYRW; encoded by the coding sequence ATGCGAAAGCGGCGAGCGGAAAAACGATACCTGGCTCCAGATCCCAAATACAGTAGCCTGTTGGTGACGCGTTTTGTCAACTGCTTGTTTCGCAAGGGCAAAAAGAGTGTGGGTGAACGAATTTTTTATGAGGCGCTTGATCTGGTTGAAGAGCGCAGTGGGAATACCGGCTTAGAGATTTTTGAAAAAGCACTTGATAATGTCAAACCAGTTGTCAAGGTGAGATCGCGTCGCGTCGGTGGTGCGACTTACCAGGTGCCCGAAGAAGTCCGTCCCGATGAACGTCTTGCGCTGTCTATTCGCTGGTTGATTTTATTTGCCAGGGAACGAGGCGAAAAGACAATGGCTCAGCGTTTGGCTGGTGAATTTATGGATGCAGCAAATGGGCAAGGACGTGCCATGCAGCGACGTGAAGAAACGCACCGCATGGCAGAGGCCAATCGCGCATTTGCGCATTATCGCTGGTAA
- a CDS encoding 30S ribosomal protein S12 encodes MPTINQLVRKGRKAKRKRSSAPALRACPQKRGVCTRVYTTTPKKPNSALRKVARVRLTNGLEVTAYIPGEGHNLMEHSVVLIRGGRVKDLPSVRYHILRGVLDTTGVEDRKQGRSKYGTKKAG; translated from the coding sequence TTGCCCACAATTAATCAACTGGTTCGGAAAGGGCGAAAAGCCAAGCGCAAGCGTTCTTCTGCACCTGCTCTGAGAGCATGTCCTCAAAAACGCGGTGTTTGTACACGCGTTTATACTACAACGCCCAAAAAGCCCAATTCAGCTCTGCGCAAGGTAGCGCGTGTCAGGTTGACCAATGGCCTTGAAGTAACAGCGTATATTCCGGGTGAAGGGCACAATCTCATGGAGCACTCTGTGGTACTCATCCGGGGTGGTCGCGTCAAGGATCTACCTTCTGTTCGGTATCACATTCTTCGGGGCGTACTCGACACAACTGGCGTGGAAGACCGCAAACAAGGTCGTTCCAAATACGGCACTAAAAAAGCGGGTTAA